The nucleotide sequence AAAGGTATATGGAAATAAACAAGGCAGACCATTTATGAAGGAGTAAATATAATAAGAAAGTATAAAGTAGACATCAGACATTACCTGGCCTTTCCCCCACACCGCCTCACCAACCTGAAAAACCCAGCCCTTGTTATTGAAAAGATAAGATACAGCTATAAGGTGGATACTTTGGTACCTCATCCCTGATAAGTTTATATCaaagttttttaattatttttattttctaaaacaaagattGAAGAACTaaccttcaaaattattttttctccctggCTTTTGCCAGTAAACTTCTAAAAatcacttcattaaaattttgtattttatccagTGTATCCTCaataacttaaatttttaaaaagaaagatttttatggATACATTTCTATGcatatttctcccatttttatgATGAATTTGGAAGGAAAGTAGTCATAACTCAAAATGGCATTCCAgcgtttttttttaaaaagatttttataaggGCTGACTTGAGTGTTTTTGGCATATACCAAATTTGAGGTAAAAACAATCTACAaaactagtaataaaaataattttctagtacTACAATTACgtaaattcttaaaattacttcttttaaaataactatttaaaaaatgggttaCGTTGGAAGcatgtttttcatataaatttcaatACTGCTGACTTTGGTTATCTTGGTCTATAACTTGAGTAGAACATGCTACCTACCGGTAGAGAAAGAAATGGTTTATACTTTCACTTATCCACTCATCTGGCCATTTGATTCGCAAAACAACAATTATATTGAATAATTTtgcatttgtcttgtttttaagcTGAACtacaacatacatttttaattaaaaaattagtctATGCATCAATTGCACTGAGGTGGGTAGAGGTATGTGTGAACCACCTAGAAGAACCAAATGAGAAGAAGCCTAGAAATACAGGCTTCttctagaaatacagaaatatagaaatataaagaatgagaagttacaaagaaaaaattaagactcACTGTTTAAGCAGGAAGGAACTACACAATTATTTTATCCCCAAAGGAATGCCAGttcttaacaaaaaaaataaagtaaaagatttACTATGGACCTTTAAGATAAAGATGAAGAACATATAGGTAGCTAATAACAGCAAATAGTTCATGCAACTATGtaaataagaaaggaaagcaatatTGCACTAAAAGGGGAACCTTGCAGGAATAGTCCATCTCTTTCATTGACTCAAAGTATCCAGCCATTTCCTATATGCATTGGCAAACCTGGCCTGCTCTACATTCCGGCAGGTGGACAATACTTGATCGATGAACCTGTGTTCCATTTCCAGGCCTAGGGAATCTGGAGCTGGGGTCCTCTTCAGGCGTTTCGTTTCCTGGGAATAGCCTTGCTTGCTACAGTCACTCAGTCCATCTACCTCCATTGCCTGAGATGTGCGGGGACCTGCTGGGATGTGGTGCAAGTCACTCAAAGTCCCCCCAGGGCTGTCTCCAGGTGACAACTGGGTCACGTTGTGAGGAAACCTACCATTTAAATAATGCTGAAGGTAGAAAACATGCCGTCTGTGAAATAGGAGGGGaatgaagagaacagagaaaagaaacatcacATCACAAAGTCAAGcttttcaggaaaaacaaagtcagttgataatttcaaaatatacaatacTCAGTTCATTGCTGCATTTGTAACCCAGAGTTAtctgagggaaggaggaagagaagttaCGATGAAGTCTCTGGGTATTTGGACAAATGTTACAAACTCAGATTACTGGATTGTTCGTGAGAAAGACTATTATCCCAAAGGTTTTTAAAGAGCATTGACTGAGATAATGACAGTCACTTGGAGTCATTATGACTCCTTGTAGACTATAATTATTAAACTAGGAATAGGTCTTAGCCCAATCTTTGTTATAAACTAAAATAcaacacaaaagcaaaactaaacctCATTGATATCCCCAGACAAGTGATTCAGAAACAAGGGGCTTAAACTGTACCTCTAGAGGCTTAGCCCATGTCCTCTATCCAATGCTTGAATAAGAACAACCGGTAGCAGCTGGTCTTTTATCTAGAAACCATCTGAACTTCCCCTAAATCCATCACTACAGTTTCattaaacatccatgtgcagtaGGAATGTGCTGGGCTCTGAACAAAGTATTTTACAAGACACAGTTCCTGTTCTTTCCCTAAGAGCAGTTCTCCTGCCCTTAGAATCACGTGGAATTATCTGTTAAAAATGAAGATCTGTGTGCCTAATCTCCAAAAATGTGACAGTGGGGTGCACATCTACTGTACATAATAAGGTAAACTACATAGGTTCTAGGTGGTTATGTCTCACCATTCATATTAGCAACTCTAAGCCCTTAAAAGATATTTCCCCAGCATATTCTGGAGTAGAAAGGGAATATaacatgcccattttatagaggatATAACTTATAGCACATAAATTGCCTAAGGGCAATGAATCAATAGAAAACTGGCctgtataatatataagaccTTCTGTAACTCTAGTAAGGACACACACAGTTTCCTGCAGGAAATGAATTTTCCCTTCTCTTACCTGTGACACCAAAGGGTTTCATGCCCTGGGTAGGAATCAATAAGATCAGTGCTGAATTCAACTTCTTCTTCTAGAAGATGAGGAATAGTTATCCTTGGTTTCTCTGGTGAAGCTGCTGCTGCTTCATCTTTTGGAAGAACCAGGGCTGGCTCACTTCTCAAAGGGTTTTTTTCCAACACAGAACTGTCTTTCACAGTTTGGCTAATCAAAGACTTTAACAAAAACTGGCGGTAGTGAAATCCACTGTGGTCTGAAACGTGCGTGGACGCCCAGTGTTTAGTAGAAGATAGTTCATCAAGAAGAATCTTgtaggaagaaaaaagggaagatgaGAATATGCCAaaggtttttctttctccattaatgTCTTGGATTTCTCCTTGATTAGTTCCTTGTTTTTTTCAGACAATACCATTCCTACCAATATTTTGTATACAATGTCCAAACACAGTACTGTCACTTCATGGAAGCTCAGTAAACGTTAGTGTCCCCTATACAGTAATggaatttttttatgtatatgcCACAGAATTTAAGGACTTGCTTGTCATTCTTTTCCTGGACCTTGATCAATCCAATTCTGATTGGCACACACATCGAAGAGCCATATTCTAAATAATGATGAACATTAGGGTGTTCACAAGTAATACTGACGTTGAAGGGAAAACATAAATTCAGAAGGTTACTTGATGTAAACTTTCTCTAAATTTAATGAACATGTACTATATCTAACTTATTATTTGTTCAACTAGACTTGATTATTTGTTCTTCACTTTAAGTGCCAcaagggcagagaccatgtctgttttgttcactacttAATTCTAAAGGCTCAGTACAAAAACATGACACATAAATAATAGGACTTTTCAAGAGCTCATAACTTGCACTATTTGTCTCAAACTCAACATAAATGATAAATCGTTTTTTAAAGTAGATAGACAAAATTAAGTCTTTGTATTATCAATCCTGCAAACTAAAGAATTTCAAATGGAATGATAAAAAGAAAGGCAGCATGAAAAAGTAATCTGGCAATGTCTTTCACAGGCAGCAAACGCAAACGGGTTCTACGCAGTGAAAGACATATCACAGGCCTACCCCCTTCCATCAGAGGACTTCCAGACCAGctaaggaaaaaagacaagacttgtcaacagtgaacaagacagacagcACAGCGCCGACAGGCTCCTTTACCTGTTTGTTAAGGGTCCCAGACAAATGCCTTCTCCTATACCAAGATCCCGTTTCTCCACTTCTCAAAAGTCTCTTTTTCTCCCTAGAAGAAATCTTTCCCTCTTCTGAATCTCCATAGTTCTGGTGTGTTCA is from Rhinolophus sinicus isolate RSC01 linkage group LG04, ASM3656204v1, whole genome shotgun sequence and encodes:
- the PTAR1 gene encoding protein prenyltransferase alpha subunit repeat-containing protein 1 isoform X2, coding for MAETSEEVAVLVQRVVKDITNAFRRNPHIKELILSGTLNPIKDLHLGKLALTKFPKSPETWIHRRWVLQQLIQETSLPSFVTKGNLGTIPAERTQRLIREEMEVCSEAAGRYPSNYNAWSHRIWVLQHLAKLDVKILLDELSSTKHWASTHVSDHSGFHYRQFLLKSLISQTVKDSSVLEKNPLRSEPALVLPKDEAAAASPEKPRITIPHLLEEEVEFSTDLIDSYPGHETLWCHRRHVFYLQHYLNGRFPHNVTQLSPGDSPGGTLSDLHHIPAGPRTSQAMEVDGLSDCSKQGYSQETKRLKRTPAPDSLGLEMEHRFIDQVLSTCRNVEQARFANAYRKWLDTLSQ
- the PTAR1 gene encoding protein prenyltransferase alpha subunit repeat-containing protein 1 isoform X1 codes for the protein MRKQWLNKDELIDVTCTLLLLNPDFTTAWNVRKELILSGTLNPIKDLHLGKLALTKFPKSPETWIHRRWVLQQLIQETSLPSFVTKGNLGTIPAERTQRLIREEMEVCSEAAGRYPSNYNAWSHRIWVLQHLAKLDVKILLDELSSTKHWASTHVSDHSGFHYRQFLLKSLISQTVKDSSVLEKNPLRSEPALVLPKDEAAAASPEKPRITIPHLLEEEVEFSTDLIDSYPGHETLWCHRRHVFYLQHYLNGRFPHNVTQLSPGDSPGGTLSDLHHIPAGPRTSQAMEVDGLSDCSKQGYSQETKRLKRTPAPDSLGLEMEHRFIDQVLSTCRNVEQARFANAYRKWLDTLSQ
- the PTAR1 gene encoding protein prenyltransferase alpha subunit repeat-containing protein 1 isoform X3, with amino-acid sequence MAETSEEVAVLVQRVVKDITNAFRRNPHIDEIGLIPCPEARYNRSPIVLVENKLGVESWCVKFLLPYVHNKLLLYRMRKQWLNKDELIDVTCTLLLLNPDFTTAWNVRKELILSGTLNPIKDLHLGKLALTKFPKSPETWIHRRWVLQQLIQETSLPSFVTKGNLGTIPAERTQRLIREEMEVCSEAAGRYPSNYNAWSHRIWVLQHLAKLDVKILLDELSSTKHWASTHVSDHSGFHYRQFLLKSLISQTVKDSSVLEKNPLRSEPALVLPKDEAAAASPEKPRITIPHLLEEEVEFSTDLIDSYPGHETLWCHRRHVFYLQHYLNGRFPHNVTQLSPGDSPGGTLSDLHHIPAGPRTSQAMEVDGLSDCSKQGYSQETKRLKRTPAPDSLGLEMEHRFIDQVLSTCRNVEQARFANAYRKWLDTLSQ